A segment of the Aerosakkonema funiforme FACHB-1375 genome:
ACCCCATTGTTGGCAATGGCCCGCGCCAAGTGGGGGCGGCTAAAACAATGTGCGAAAAAATGTCTGGTTGCGTTTTGGCCAGTTTCATCGCATAACCGGCAGCATGACCGGCTGCTACAACGGCGGCTGGCTTATTAATGATATTTTTGACAAAATATTGTAGGAATTGATGATATAAAGCCGGTCGGTAATCTAGCTGCGATCGAGATGATTGACCGAATCCCGGCCAATCTACCGCTACAACTTGAAACTGGGAAGCGAGGGATTTTGCCAGTTCGCCCATTTCCCCGCGTGTGGAAACGCTGCTCAATGCTGGTAGCAGCAATACTGTTTTTCCTTCTCCAAGGATATCGTAGGCGATCGACAACTGCTGTCCTTGCCAAATCCATTGGTATTCTTGGCGTGTAGCGCCAATAGTTTCAAGTGTTAATTGGCTCATATTTTTAGGGGCTAGGGACTAGGGGCTAGGGGTTAGGGAAGAGGGGAAAGAGTTGGGAGTAGGTTTAATTGTTCAAGCTATGTAGCTGAGAAGTGATAACTATTCTTATTCTATATTATTGGATGCTTCGTTCTAAATTAAGATATTTTTCTAAGTCCACAATTTGAGGATTGGGAAATTGTTTGACGACGCGCCACAGCACGGTATAACTGCCATCCGATCGACGATACACTGGCCGAAAAGCGATCAGGAGATCGGCGCTAGGCGTTTCCAGCAACGAGTCGAGGATGCGGCGCTGTCTGTTGGTGATGGGATCGCCACTGAGAAGAACTTCCGGTAACTGGAATTGCACAGTCCGTACTAAATAAGTATGATTTAGCACTGCTGGCGCTTGGGCGAAGATCGGTTCGGATAAGCCAAAATTCTGTTCCTTACCAGTAATAAATCTTCTGCGGTCTACTTGCAATGAAGCTAACTTATTTGGCGGTCGATAATTGAGGAAAAATTGGCGCGTGTTCGTTGCAACTGCGCTCAACCCAGAATCGATATTTTCGAGCGGGATATCGCCAATATCGACGAGAAATCCATAGTTGATTTCTTGCGGAAAAATTTGGAAATTATCATCGGCAATTTGAATTTCCAGTTGCGGAACGAAGGGAGGATTATCATTTATTCGAGTTTGTTCGCTGTTTTCTATCTCCAACTTTAATAAGTTGGTAAACGGAAAACTTTCTGCGTTAGTAGGTAGCAGTCTATTGCGTAAGTTATTTGAGTCTTGGTTATAAAATTCGGCCTTGAGAATGCGAGTTATACCAGTGTTAGGCAAACCGAGAAACTGCGCGTATGGTTCCAATTCTGCTCTGAATAAACCATAAGGGTTATCTCCATTAATTGAACTCACTTCATCGGTAACTGTAAATGGAGTTCCTCGCGGAAAAGTTTTTCGCGCTTGGTCTAAAAATGTCTTAGCTGCTAACAAAGGCGCAGTTGCTTGCAAGGGGGGTACGATCGCAGGTGGAATAGGCGCTTCGTAGTTAGCGATCGCTTGCTTGGGAACTCTGCCAACCCCTAAAATAGGATCGGCTTCCTCTTGTGCTATTGGCGATGTTTCGACTGTTTCCGATCTGCGATCGAGTCCTGTCACACGGCGATCGAGCAAAGGCCGCAGCGAATCCAGTTTTTGTGTGGAAGAATAGAGAAGACAGTAAACTCGTACCTGTTCCGCACTCAAAGATCCTACAGCTGGCAGATCTTCAAAATTTTCTGTAGCAGTTGGCGCACAAAGAACATTGGGGAATGGATAGTAGCTTTTGAGCAAGCGATCGACAGATGATGTGTGCAGGAAAAGTTGACCTCGGACAGCTTTTACTCGATCGGGATCTGGACTGAGGAGCGCTCTTTCAATTCTGGATATCAAATATATTTGTTGCTGCACCAGTTCTTGCGCTGGTGGCCAAAAATCCGGCTGTTCGCTGGGAGGGAAAACAGTAGATGGATCTTCCACCGCCAAAACTTTGAGCGGTTGCGATAATAAACCTAGCATCAAGAGTAGCGAGAAGTAATAGCGCATTTTAATTGTGTTTTCGATCGACCCGTTTCTAGCGTATCATGAAAGTGAGTTTTAGGGAATTTTTTTTACCACTTCTGGGTGTGAAAGAAGAACGCTTCCGAACGCAGATAGGTTTTGAGTTTAGTTTGCCCATTTGTTTGCAAAAAGCAAAACGTTGAGCGGAATCTCTTTCTTTTGACAGACAAGAAATATTATATGTGACTGCAAACTCACATCCAGCGATTGATGCACAAACCTGTGAAAACTAGCCAATCTAGGAAGTAATAAATATGCCTTGTCAGTAGAGGAAAGAGTCATGGCGCTTAGTCCTTATCAACGAGCTTTTGGTGTTTTTGCTAATCCTGAAGATATCCGCAACGCTCTCAACGAGCTGGAAGCAGCTGGATTCCCGATGGGCCAGATTTCCGCGATCGCAAAAAATCCGGAACGACAAACTGTGGAAGTCCGCGAAGTCACGGGAAACAAAGCACAGGAAGGAACTACCATAGGCGCGATCGCAGGTGCTACAGTTGGCGGTAGCGTTGGTTTGGCGCTGGGACTGGCGACAGCTGCCGCATTGCCGGGAATTGGCCCAGTGGTATTATTGGGAGCGGCAG
Coding sequences within it:
- a CDS encoding DUF1269 domain-containing protein, with amino-acid sequence MALSPYQRAFGVFANPEDIRNALNELEAAGFPMGQISAIAKNPERQTVEVREVTGNKAQEGTTIGAIAGATVGGSVGLALGLATAAALPGIGPVVLLGAAATALATTLTGGVMGATAGGLIGALVGWGMPEEQATVYRDRIYKGDYLIMVEGSEADIRQVEAVFSRWNVQEFRIYDLAPGVGARG